The following coding sequences are from one Acidobacteriota bacterium window:
- the plsY gene encoding glycerol-3-phosphate 1-O-acyltransferase PlsY, with protein MTPRDGWILLVCYLAGSIPFGLLLTRWRGGGDIRTMGSGNIGATNVLRTQGKVLGALTLVLDFAKAALSVWAGSRWGTAPFVAAAAGAAAVVGHCFPVYLRFKGGKGIASGLGTFLFVAPAATFAAFAVFVAEILLLRYVSLGSVLACLTFSATILGLHHLLGWYPAGSAWIGAATGLLLITRHHANLRRLLKGTEPRIWGPGSRGEAGGEP; from the coding sequence ATGACCCCGCGCGACGGATGGATTCTCCTCGTGTGCTACCTTGCCGGCTCCATTCCCTTCGGACTTCTTCTCACGCGTTGGAGGGGCGGAGGGGACATCCGCACCATGGGATCGGGCAACATCGGCGCCACCAACGTCCTTCGCACCCAGGGGAAGGTCCTCGGGGCGCTCACCCTGGTCCTGGACTTCGCCAAGGCGGCCCTGTCGGTCTGGGCCGGGAGCCGCTGGGGGACGGCCCCCTTCGTGGCCGCCGCGGCGGGGGCGGCGGCCGTCGTGGGCCACTGCTTCCCCGTCTACCTCCGGTTCAAGGGGGGGAAGGGCATCGCCTCCGGGTTGGGGACCTTCCTCTTCGTGGCCCCGGCAGCGACCTTCGCCGCCTTCGCCGTTTTCGTCGCGGAGATCCTCCTCTTGCGGTACGTATCCCTGGGATCGGTGCTGGCCTGTCTGACCTTCAGCGCCACGATCCTCGGCCTCCATCACCTCCTCGGCTGGTACCCGGCCGGGTCGGCCTGGATCGGAGCGGCCACGGGCCTCCTCCTCATCACCCGCCACCACGCCAACCTCCGCCGTCTGCTGAAGGGGACCGAGCCCCGGATCTGGGGCCCCGGCAGCAGGGGAGAGGCGGGAGGCGAGCCGTGA